One window from the genome of Fundidesulfovibrio magnetotacticus encodes:
- a CDS encoding Hpt domain-containing protein produces MVANLVDMAKLVERMEGDQDLINEVFDMFVEEAPARRVKFQAALAGQDAQAVVMLAHSLKGASGTLHCEPLRQACFELEHAARAADQEQVSALTPPVLDLLEKTAAWMAAYRKQGA; encoded by the coding sequence ATGGTCGCGAATCTGGTGGACATGGCCAAGCTGGTGGAACGCATGGAAGGGGACCAGGACCTCATCAACGAGGTCTTCGACATGTTCGTGGAGGAGGCCCCGGCGCGCCGCGTGAAGTTCCAGGCCGCCCTGGCCGGGCAGGACGCGCAGGCCGTGGTCATGCTGGCCCATTCGCTCAAGGGCGCGAGCGGCACGCTGCACTGCGAGCCCCTGCGCCAGGCCTGTTTCGAGCTGGAGCACGCCGCCCGCGCCGCGGACCAGGAGCAGGTGTCGGCGCTCACGCCGCCCGTTCTGGATCTGCTGGAAAAGACCGCCGCCTGGATGGCTGCGTATCGCAAACAGGGGGCGTGA
- a CDS encoding type II toxin-antitoxin system HicA family toxin → MIWASSKGRRVLAALCRIGWGIRARKGTSHKVLVREGWPHYVFPFGDDEEIGPRMLARIAKHTGLRPRDI, encoded by the coding sequence GTGATCTGGGCCTCCTCGAAAGGCAGGCGCGTGCTCGCGGCGCTGTGCAGAATCGGATGGGGTATCCGGGCTCGAAAAGGAACATCCCACAAGGTTCTTGTCCGCGAGGGGTGGCCTCACTATGTGTTTCCCTTCGGGGACGACGAGGAGATCGGGCCGCGCATGTTGGCCCGCATCGCAAAGCATACCGGATTGCGGCCGCGGGATATTTAG
- a CDS encoding type II toxin-antitoxin system HicB family antitoxin yields the protein MRYTVEFDREEDGRYIAEIPEIPGVMAYGATQREAYNMAVALALRVLAERIEHGEASLETRETLCFA from the coding sequence ATGCGATACACTGTTGAGTTCGATCGAGAGGAGGACGGGCGCTACATCGCCGAAATCCCCGAGATTCCCGGAGTGATGGCCTACGGGGCCACCCAGCGCGAGGCCTACAACATGGCCGTGGCCCTGGCGCTTCGGGTGCTGGCCGAGCGAATCGAACACGGCGAGGCCTCGCTGGAGACGCGCGAAACCCTCTGCTTCGCGTGA